The genomic window CAGTGTGCCATTTTTTTTACAGAAGTATAATAGCAGCCCGAACTTTCTACTTTCTTCATTAAGAGATTCCCTGTTGAGGAATCATGTAAAGAAACTGAATCTCTAACATCAGCTATCTCAAAACATGATTCCATGCATTGTCAACAATAAGAGATTCCCTGTTGAGGAATCATGTAAGCATACatcatttgaatttcaaaatgcatgtgttaaaaaaaccaagtagAAGAAGTGCTTCATAGTCAAATGTGGTTTATAAGTTTTCATCAACGCAATTTGACTCGACTTGACATGAGAAAAAAAGGTCTAATTTCACTTAGCGTTTTACATTAGAAATTTATGATCTAAATTCAAAATTCGTCgacaaacaaaatataagaaTCACAATCAAAACCAATTAACTACCAGATTCACTTCAtcaattaattttctcttaaacGAGTAATTCATACAGCAACTTGTTATCTTTATTCATCTGATAGTTTCTCATGAAGGAATGTTAAATAACAGCTTCTTTTgggaaggaaaacaaaaggtagATTGCAGTTTCATCTTATATAGGATAAACCAATGATACTATCACATTTCTGCGACTCTACTTGTAATGGCATCCACATCAGGGATTAGGGTAACACGCTTCTCAATCTCCGCTACCACACAACAAGTTTCCTCTCCTCTATTAATAGCTACAACATCTTGAGCAAATATAGAATTCATACCTGGGGAGACCTGCATCGAATTCAACAATTAGATCACttatttaaatgtaaaatgTGTATCAGCATGCAGATTTTATTTGCAGAAACTCAGATACCACGAAAACTTGAAACTTCATCACAATATAGTAATCAAAAAAGTTCTCATGCAATTTGCGTAGATTTTGTCCAACAAAGGTTTCTAATGGTTGAGTTTTAGTCGTGGGTAGTTTTTGctccaaaaagagaaaaaaattacttatgtAACTTTTAAGTTATTAGCATGTCCACAGAAGTAAGACAATAAACTTTTTCCAGACCAAAATGATTCTTCATTCATCGGTGTAACTGCactcttcattttatttatttttgagggGGCTAAACATTATAAATGACTCACATCATAAAGGGTATCCCCAAGCTTCAGCTTAACAGCACCGCTCCTGTACACTAGCACTTTACCCATGTAGCCCGCTGGTAACTCATCTAATCTGCAAGTCTTCTCAATTGCACGTGCACCTCCTGATGGCCTAGAGCTTTCCTTAACCTCAGGGCCAACTGCTGTAGCTGATCGCTTTATCATGGGCATAGTTGGTGGTAACTGAACAAAGAGCATACTTGCTTCAACATTTTCCTCCTACAAACCAAAACTCAGAAAGTTTAAGGAATAATAGCAGCAGTACTATGGAAtctttaattatcaatttacaAACCATCAAACCAAGCTCCACCGCagaatttgttgaattttcatCATATGTTGCAGCTTCGGACACCTCCCCAAATTCCTCTTCGTCAAGAATTGCTGTAAGATATATGAGTTAGCATAACTGTACAGAACAAAGTGCAAACCATCACAAAGGGAGCCTGACTCCCAGAAAAGAGCAGAAATAAAGAAACGACTGGGGATAACTCAAACCAGTAACCAGAAGTTTTGAACCAATTAGGTAACTAGGCAATGCCTTGATCATTTCAAAATGCATGCAACCATTCAAAGTTCTATATCACAGTTATCCCATGTTCTTGAGTTATgtaattcttttccttttaaaaataaatctcaaaattaCCTGAATTTCCTGAATATGGCCTCCTCATAGGGAGACTCACGGGATAATTACTGTAATAATCCTGTAGTACATAAATAAAAAGCGAACGTAACTTAGTAGACAGTTGCACACAAACAGACTtggtgtgtgagagagagggaggaggaAAAGTTGGAAAAAGCTTAGAACAGGAAAAAAGAATCTACAGAGTGTGATGAGGCTTGCAAGGCTGAGTCATGGTTCACCTACCCATGGTTCAATGTATTCTTTCTCTCTCAGGCCTGGAGCATCGGCATTACCTGCAAAAAAAGGCAGTTTAAAAGCACTTGTACACATCATTGGTAGCAAATAAGAAAATAGTGAATCCAAAGATAGCATACCATTGGAAGATGAACCCTGATCTCTGTTAATTGTACTCCAGCTTGGAAAGGGCTTAGTTGCAGCAGCTCCAGGACCAAATGCAATGTCAGGTTTCTGCACTGTATTTAAATCAACAGATCAAggaattaattttcatatttccaGAGCTAAGAAACCACAcagttttatttcaagaacacGATGTGCTATTTCTCTCTCTAGTAGAGTTCTTGATACAGAAATAATCATCGCCCCTACCAACCATAAAATGGTATAGTTTCCAGGATTGTGCGATGGCCTAACAtcattatgtttaaaaattagtGGGACTAAGTGAATGATTCataaacaagaaacaaattataatgtAGCCAGGATTTGTCAATCCATTGGCTGCTTTAAAGTGGATTAATAACAAAGACAGAGATGCAAACACTAGAAGTTGGGGCACGTATGCATTTGACAGATCAAGAGGCACAAACTTGAGAACAAAATACACAGTATGAGAAAAATAGCTGGATTTCTTTCATAAACAACTCGAGAGATTGTGATGATAAACGAATCCCAAAACAGAAAGTGAGATGACAAAATACTTAAATTATGATGTCAATCCACGAGTATACAATCCACTTTATTAAGAAAGGGACTTACCTTTCTTTTCGTTTGTAATCTTTTGCTTTAGGGACCTTTCCTAATGAAAGATGCAgagaaatcaaatataaaaaaaccaaaaaaaaaggaaattaaatcaaataattcacTAGTTTcttaataaaaggaaataacaaaattgagGAATACATGCCTGGAATTGCTTCATCAAGTTCATGGCCTGTAGAGTATCCACATTCTCCACCTTTTCACTGCAACGAACATATTCAAAAATAtgacat from Populus trichocarpa isolate Nisqually-1 chromosome 5, P.trichocarpa_v4.1, whole genome shotgun sequence includes these protein-coding regions:
- the LOC18099314 gene encoding uncharacterized protein LOC18099314 isoform X1: MESKPPQDGQRKYRFMPKAPPRRLSKPEVKTEKVENVDTLQAMNLMKQFQERSLKQKITNEKKVQKPDIAFGPGAAATKPFPSWSTINRDQGSSSNGNADAPGLREKEYIEPWDYYSNYPVSLPMRRPYSGNSAILDEEEFGEVSEAATYDENSTNSAVELGLMEENVEASMLFVQLPPTMPMIKRSATAVGPEVKESSRPSGGARAIEKTCRLDELPAGYMGKVLVYRSGAVKLKLGDTLYDVSPGMNSIFAQDVVAINRGEETCCVVAEIEKRVTLIPDVDAITSRVAEM
- the LOC18099314 gene encoding uncharacterized protein LOC18099314 isoform X2, with product MESKPPQDGQRKYRFMPKAPPRRLSKPEVKTEKVENVDTLQAMNLMKQFQERSLKQKITNEKKVQKPDIAFGPGAAATKPFPSWSTINRDQGSSSNGNADAPGLREKEYIEPWDYYSNYPVSLPMRRPYSGNSAILDEEEFGEVSEAATYDENSTNSAVELGLMEENVEASMLFVQLPPTMPMIKRSATAVGPEVKESSRPSGGARAIEKTCRLDELPAGYMGKVLVYRSGAVKLKLGDTLYDRKSHL